The Bacteroidota bacterium DNA segment TTTATTCTTAAGCTGGATTCTATCTTCTCCATGCCTTTGCGTGTTAATACCGGTTCTTATCACGGGATGATTCATGAAATGACCGAAATGGTAAAGGGTAATATGGGCCAATATGCACATGGAAACCAGCCTATCCAACATATGATCTATTTATATGACCATGCGGGTGTTCCTTCAAAAGCTCAATACTGGACTCGTGAAGTGATGAACCGCTTATATCATCCCACGCCGCAGGGTTATTGCGGGGATGAAGATAACGGGCAAACTTCGGCCTGGTATGTGATGAGCGCCATGGGTTTTTACCCGGCTACTCCCGGCACAACTCAATATGCCATGGGAAGTCCGTTATTTAAAAAAATTACAATACACCTTGAAAACGGAAAAACCTTTATTATAGAGGCTCCCCAAAATAGTAATGCCAATGTTTACATAGGGAATGCCACGTATAACAATAAACCGTATACAAAATTATACATAGATTATTCTACTTTCATGGCAGGCGGCATATTGAAGTTGGATATGCAGGATAATCCGAAGGGTAAAAGGATAATACAGAAAGAGGACCTGCCTTTTTCCAAGGATAAATAATGAATTGCCGGGAAAATGAAATTTCCCGGCAGGATATAGTTGAAACAGGCAGTCAGCATGAAAGGAGATTCGGAATATTGTCCTTGTGGCTGCCTGTTTTTTTATGGATAGTTTAAAAGAGTTTTTTATAAGTCTGTATTTTGAGTCGTTATTCAATGATATGGAAAATTGATTTTTGATTGTTATAAATAGTTATATAATCCATCCCTGAGTTTTTTTGTCTATTTTTTCTACTTTCCCATCAGCTTACCTTTACATATATAATGATAATTTGCAATTAACTAAAACCATTATGAGACGGATTATAAATTATGTTGTTTTCTTTTCTATAGTGTTTTTGTCGTTTACAGGACACGAAAATGATATTTGGCTTGATCAGCTTAATATATCATTAATGAAAAGCGGATGGGGCTCTCCCCGAATCAATAAATCCATTACGGGAACTGCACTTTCAATAGCCGGGACCAGATTCGAACGGGGAGTGGGGACTCATGCACTTAGTACTTTTCTGATTAAGCTGGACGGGCATGCAAAATATTTTATTGCCAGGGTTGGTGTCGATGATGATGTGTGCGATAAGGCTTCTGTCATTTTTTACGTCCTGGGGGATAAGAAAATACTTTGGAAAAGCGAAGTGATGAAAAAGGGCGAAAAAGCCAGAGATATCAAAGTGAATTTATCGGGGATAAAGAAGCTCGGACTCTTGGTCACTGAAGCTGATGATGGAGGGAACTGTGATCATGCCGATTGGGCAAATGCTCATCTTATTTATTCGGGAGAGAAACCAGTAGCCATCAACAATGAGCCTGGAGCTGACAAAGGCGAAATTCTTACTCCTGCGGCTCCCCTCATGCCAAGAATTAATGGCCCGAAAATATACGGAGTACATCCGGGTTCTCCATTTTTATATCGCATTCCGGCAACTGGTGAAAGGCCCATGTCGTTTGATGCTGAAAATTTACCCGAAGGTTTAAAAATTAATCCATCTACCGGAATAATTAGCGGTCAAATCGGGAAAGCCGGATCTTATTCCATTGTTTTGATAGCTAAAAATGGTAAAGGGCAAGCACGTAAAGATTTTCTAATCAGGGTAGGAGAAACATTGGCCCTCACTCCTTCAATGGGATGGAATAGCTGGTATATCTACTATGGAAATGTAAGCGATTCGCTGATACGTTTGTCTGCTGATCAGCTGGTTAATTCGGGAATGGTGAATTATGGATATCAGTTTGTAAATGTAGATGATTGCTGGGCAGTAAAAGCAGATTCTAATGATCCGATAGTTGGCGGAATAACCCGGGATGAAACGGGTGGGATAAGAACAAATAAAAAATTTCC contains these protein-coding regions:
- a CDS encoding NPCBM/NEW2 domain-containing protein, translated to MRRIINYVVFFSIVFLSFTGHENDIWLDQLNISLMKSGWGSPRINKSITGTALSIAGTRFERGVGTHALSTFLIKLDGHAKYFIARVGVDDDVCDKASVIFYVLGDKKILWKSEVMKKGEKARDIKVNLSGIKKLGLLVTEADDGGNCDHADWANAHLIYSGEKPVAINNEPGADKGEILTPAAPLMPRINGPKIYGVHPGSPFLYRIPATGERPMSFDAENLPEGLKINPSTGIISGQIGKAGSYSIVLIAKNGKGQARKDFLIRVGETLALTPSMGWNSWYIYYGNVSDSLIRLSADQLVNSGMVNYGYQFVNVDDCWAVKADSNDPIVGGITRDETGGIRTNKKFPDMPAMTGYIHSKGLKAGIYTSPGPMTCAHYEGSYKHERQDAETFADWGFDFLKYDWCTYGRVEPSKTVEDMQAPYKLMWNEVRKLKRDVVFNLCQYGMGQVWKWGGEVG